One segment of Anomalospiza imberbis isolate Cuckoo-Finch-1a 21T00152 chromosome 2, ASM3175350v1, whole genome shotgun sequence DNA contains the following:
- the TMSB4X gene encoding thymosin beta-4: MSDKPDMAEIEKFDKSKLKKTETQEKNPLPSKETIEQEKQAGES; encoded by the exons ATGTCCGACAAACCAGACATGGCTGAGATCGAGAAATTTGACAAGTCCAAATTGAAGAAGACAGAGACGCAAGAGAAAAATCCGCTGCCTTCAAAAGAAA CAATTGAACAGGAGAAGCAAGCGGGTGAATCGTAA